One Lysobacter enzymogenes DNA segment encodes these proteins:
- a CDS encoding HesB/IscA family protein, which produces MAVTLAPAALARVQHFLTETPAALGLRFGVTRTGCSGWQHVADLAREQREGDTVFEQDGVRIFVDAVSLPLVEGTRIDFLKQGLGEMFVFQNPNATAECGCGESFTTSADAA; this is translated from the coding sequence ATGGCCGTAACCCTCGCCCCCGCCGCCCTTGCCCGCGTTCAGCATTTCCTGACCGAGACCCCGGCCGCGCTGGGCCTGCGCTTCGGCGTGACCCGCACCGGCTGTTCCGGCTGGCAGCACGTGGCCGATCTGGCCCGCGAGCAGCGCGAAGGCGACACCGTGTTCGAGCAGGACGGCGTGCGCATCTTCGTCGACGCCGTCAGCCTGCCGCTGGTCGAGGGCACCCGCATCGATTTCCTCAAGCAGGGCCTGGGCGAGATGTTCGTGTTCCAGAACCCCAACGCCACCGCCGAGTGCGGCTGCGGCGAGAGCTTCACCACCTCGGCCGACGCGGCCTGA
- a CDS encoding DUF7024 domain-containing protein, which produces MVSASAPPRAPSLHRWLLGLGGLALLAAMSLRDQNLFAAVFADEWYYSAYSRLVPLAESKLPSYLYLWIFGLTRQCGSEFLDCARALNAAMLVAALPLIYRILRAYAPPLLAALLALACVAAPVNSYAAYFMPESMYFLLFWVWATAALRPYAPHPLRYGLLAGAILGLMCLVKMHAAFVAVGFGAFIVVDALWPGRRDRIPAAMVVAAASAGAFLAVRFGLGYLLAGPASLDFMGEFYSGQARGNVGVQSAATLAKNLSISSVGHGLALALLFAPLLVPALPMLLRPRGDEAAERARSAVLFALVLLATLVAITVYFTASMGANEAIGRLHLRYYNFCLPLLLLAPLAWRGAEPGAVWQRRALWASALGLAALALFAGAYALRLYLPAPADSPELVWVINRTWLSAPVGLLGAAACLGWLAIRELPRARLAALGYFVLVAALGTGAVTVSVRNARFESAYVRAGQWLNRQGTQRIADSQLLVSDGSGRFKTQFYADSMDLAIRPVAPGGDAQAALDWNRGTAVALDGLALPAGSYLDKETHPGFDVYRLASATTLELSQAQPAGVRALRGLSAPEAFGRWSDGPVAAIELDRELSGDVRVVVDAAAFGPNVGQPVTVALGASRQPLALGASAARHTLEFRDVAPTRELSLSIPHPTSPQSLGQGEDTRLLGVALSRISLRETGGAPGPARALPAPAPTECVDCAAPAQAVPRPQR; this is translated from the coding sequence ATGGTTTCCGCCTCCGCCCCGCCCCGCGCCCCTTCCCTGCACCGATGGCTGCTCGGCCTGGGCGGGCTCGCCCTGCTGGCGGCGATGTCGCTGCGCGACCAGAACCTGTTCGCCGCGGTGTTCGCGGACGAGTGGTACTACAGCGCCTACAGCCGCCTGGTGCCGCTGGCCGAGTCCAAGCTGCCCTCGTACCTGTACCTGTGGATCTTCGGCCTTACCCGCCAATGCGGCAGCGAGTTCCTCGACTGCGCGCGCGCGCTCAACGCCGCGATGCTGGTCGCGGCGTTGCCGCTGATCTATCGGATCCTGCGCGCCTACGCCCCGCCGCTGCTGGCCGCGTTGCTGGCGCTGGCCTGCGTGGCCGCGCCGGTGAACAGCTACGCGGCGTATTTCATGCCCGAGTCGATGTACTTCCTGCTGTTCTGGGTATGGGCGACCGCGGCGCTGCGGCCGTATGCGCCGCATCCGCTGCGCTACGGCCTGCTCGCCGGCGCGATCCTGGGGCTGATGTGCCTGGTCAAGATGCACGCCGCGTTCGTGGCGGTGGGCTTCGGCGCGTTCATCGTCGTCGACGCGCTGTGGCCGGGCCGGCGCGACCGGATTCCGGCGGCGATGGTGGTGGCCGCCGCCAGCGCCGGCGCGTTCCTGGCGGTGCGCTTCGGCCTGGGCTACCTGCTCGCCGGCCCCGCGAGCCTGGACTTCATGGGCGAGTTCTACAGCGGCCAGGCGCGCGGCAACGTCGGCGTGCAGTCGGCGGCGACGTTGGCCAAGAACCTGTCGATTTCCTCGGTCGGGCACGGCCTGGCGCTGGCGCTGCTGTTCGCGCCGCTGCTGGTGCCGGCGCTGCCGATGCTGCTGCGTCCGCGCGGCGACGAGGCCGCCGAGCGGGCGCGCAGCGCGGTGCTGTTCGCGCTGGTCCTGCTCGCGACCCTGGTCGCGATCACGGTCTATTTCACCGCCAGCATGGGCGCCAACGAAGCGATCGGGCGCCTGCACCTGCGCTACTACAACTTCTGCCTGCCGTTGCTGCTGCTCGCGCCGCTGGCCTGGCGCGGGGCGGAGCCGGGGGCGGTCTGGCAGCGGCGGGCGCTGTGGGCGTCGGCGCTGGGACTGGCCGCGCTCGCGCTGTTCGCCGGCGCCTACGCGCTGCGGCTGTACCTGCCGGCGCCGGCCGACTCGCCGGAACTGGTGTGGGTCATCAACCGCACCTGGCTGAGCGCGCCGGTCGGCCTGCTCGGCGCCGCCGCGTGCCTGGGCTGGCTGGCGATCCGCGAACTGCCGCGCGCGCGTCTGGCGGCGTTGGGCTACTTCGTCCTGGTGGCCGCGCTCGGCACCGGCGCGGTAACCGTTTCGGTGCGCAACGCCCGCTTCGAATCGGCCTATGTCCGCGCCGGCCAGTGGCTCAACCGGCAGGGGACGCAGCGCATCGCCGACAGCCAGCTGTTGGTCAGCGACGGCTCCGGCCGGTTCAAGACCCAGTTCTATGCCGATTCGATGGACCTGGCGATCCGCCCGGTCGCGCCCGGCGGCGACGCGCAAGCGGCGTTGGACTGGAACCGCGGCACCGCCGTCGCGCTCGACGGCCTGGCCCTGCCGGCCGGCAGCTACCTGGACAAGGAAACCCACCCGGGCTTCGACGTCTACCGGCTGGCGAGCGCGACCACGCTGGAACTGAGCCAGGCGCAGCCGGCGGGCGTGCGCGCGTTGCGCGGGTTGAGCGCGCCGGAAGCGTTCGGGCGCTGGAGCGACGGTCCCGTCGCGGCGATCGAGCTGGATCGCGAGCTGTCCGGCGACGTGCGCGTGGTCGTCGACGCCGCCGCGTTCGGCCCCAACGTCGGCCAGCCGGTGACCGTGGCGCTGGGCGCGTCGCGGCAGCCGTTGGCGCTGGGCGCCAGCGCGGCCCGCCATACCCTGGAGTTCCGCGACGTGGCCCCGACCCGCGAGCTGAGCCTGAGCATCCCGCACCCGACCTCGCCGCAGTCGCTGGGCCAGGGCGAAGACACGCGCCTGCTCGGCGTGGCGCTGTCGCGGATCAGTCTGCGCGAAACCGGCGGCGCGCCCGGGCCCGCACGGGCCTTGCCGGCGCCCGCGCCGACGGAGTGCGTCGATTGCGCCGCGCCGGCCCAGGCAGTGCCGCGGCCGCAGCGCTGA